The Thermoclostridium stercorarium subsp. stercorarium DSM 8532 genome contains a region encoding:
- the rnhA gene encoding ribonuclease HI, which translates to MKEVEIYTDGACSGNPGKGGWGVILIYKGKEKVLSGYEEQTTNNRMELRAVIEGLKALKEPCVVKLYSDSAYVINAFQNGWVEEWKKNGWSRGPKKEELKNADLWQELDSLVQKHRVQWIKVKGHSDNEYNNRCDKLATGEITKAKKGDEK; encoded by the coding sequence ATGAAGGAAGTTGAAATTTATACCGATGGAGCGTGTTCAGGCAACCCCGGTAAAGGGGGATGGGGCGTGATTCTTATTTATAAGGGAAAAGAAAAAGTATTATCAGGCTATGAGGAACAAACAACGAACAACAGAATGGAACTCAGGGCGGTAATTGAAGGTCTAAAAGCACTGAAAGAGCCGTGCGTCGTCAAACTTTACAGCGACAGTGCCTATGTTATTAATGCCTTTCAGAACGGCTGGGTTGAAGAATGGAAAAAAAACGGCTGGTCAAGGGGACCTAAAAAGGAAGAACTTAAAAATGCCGATTTATGGCAGGAACTGGACAGTTTGGTTCAGAAGCACAGAGTGCAATGGATAAAAGTGAAGGGGCATTCGGATAACGAATACAACAACCGCTGCGACAAACTTGCAACGGGTGAAATTACCAAGGCGAAAAAGGGTGATGAAAAATGA
- a CDS encoding tyrosine recombinase: protein MENLVKAFIQYLRDEKKLSPNTLMSYQRDIEQYIMFLQEMNVQNIQQSTKTTIANYMKYQNSQGRALTTISRSLASIRAFYRFLISHDFIQGNPTIGVESPKVEKKIPQILSVEEVEILLNQPKKMGFKGIRDRAMLELLYATGIRVSELISLDLSDLDLQQCTLRCRNSNRERVIPVSKKCIDVVREYIENVRPFMLKDKSEQALFVNTNGKRLTRQGFWKIVKYYTSKANINKDITPHTLRHSFAAHLLQKGRNLKDIQMILGHSDISSTQVYLQIVSGNG from the coding sequence ATGGAGAATCTGGTAAAAGCGTTTATTCAGTATCTGCGGGATGAAAAGAAGCTTTCACCGAATACACTGATGTCATACCAAAGGGATATTGAGCAATACATTATGTTTTTACAGGAAATGAATGTTCAGAATATCCAGCAAAGCACGAAGACAACAATTGCAAATTACATGAAATATCAGAACAGTCAGGGAAGAGCGTTAACCACGATTTCAAGAAGCCTTGCGTCAATCCGTGCGTTTTACAGGTTTCTGATATCCCATGATTTCATACAGGGAAATCCTACAATAGGTGTTGAATCTCCGAAAGTTGAGAAAAAAATTCCTCAAATACTTTCGGTTGAAGAAGTGGAGATCCTGTTGAATCAGCCAAAAAAGATGGGATTTAAGGGTATACGCGACAGAGCAATGCTTGAGCTGCTGTATGCCACGGGAATACGGGTCTCGGAACTTATTTCGCTGGATTTGTCCGATCTGGATTTACAGCAATGCACGTTAAGGTGCAGGAATAGCAATAGAGAACGTGTAATACCGGTATCAAAAAAATGTATCGATGTTGTTAGGGAGTACATTGAAAATGTAAGGCCCTTTATGCTGAAAGATAAAAGCGAACAGGCACTGTTTGTCAACACAAACGGAAAAAGGCTCACAAGGCAGGGATTTTGGAAAATAGTAAAATATTATACATCAAAGGCCAATATAAACAAAGACATCACTCCCCATACGCTGAGGCATTCATTTGCGGCCCATCTGCTGCAGAAAGGCCGCAATCTCAAAGATATTCAGATGATACTCGGCCATTCTGACATATCGTCAACACAGGTCTACCTTCAGATCGTCAGCGGAAACGGATAA
- a CDS encoding NUDIX hydrolase, producing the protein MNYYEKTIKEERKYTGNIINVDRVTVILPNGKESTRDVVRHPGAAVILPITENWEILMVEQYRKPCEMISLELPAGKLDSGEPPEECAKRELQEETGFVAGKLTKVLTIHSTPGFSDEVLHMFVATDLVEKKANPDEDEFISCKKYKIPELISMIEKGEITDAKTIIGIFLADRIKKGEYKIS; encoded by the coding sequence ATGAACTATTACGAAAAAACAATCAAGGAAGAAAGAAAATATACCGGGAATATAATAAATGTTGACAGAGTCACTGTAATACTTCCAAACGGCAAAGAAAGCACAAGGGATGTTGTACGGCATCCCGGTGCAGCTGTTATACTGCCGATAACAGAAAACTGGGAAATACTTATGGTTGAACAGTACAGGAAGCCATGTGAAATGATATCCCTTGAATTGCCTGCTGGCAAGCTTGATTCAGGTGAACCTCCTGAAGAATGTGCAAAAAGGGAGTTACAAGAAGAAACAGGCTTTGTTGCAGGAAAACTTACAAAAGTGCTGACAATTCATTCAACGCCCGGTTTTTCCGACGAAGTGCTGCACATGTTTGTTGCCACCGATCTTGTTGAGAAAAAAGCAAATCCCGATGAAGATGAATTCATTTCCTGTAAAAAGTATAAAATTCCCGAATTGATTTCAATGATTGAAAAGGGCGAAATTACCGATGCCAAAACAATAATCGGTATTTTTCTTGCCGACAGAATCAAAAAAGGTGAGTATAAAATAAGTTAA
- a CDS encoding AGE family epimerase/isomerase — protein sequence MKEALLKLREQIANELENDILPFWVALADKAHGGFYGNVTNDLKIDRMAEKGCVLNSRILWTFSKAFEMYGKKEYREAAEHAYSFLKRAFWDYGNSGLYWMVDFCGNPINKRKHIYNIAFGIYALSEYHKVFNDPDSLNMAITLYNLVEKYSYEPEYGGYIDAFTEDWKPVADMRLSPADLNAPKTMNTHLHLLEAYANLYRVWKNSELKKKLNDLITLFIEKIIDPKTFHLKLFFTEKWESMSDIVSYGHDIECSWLLCEAADVAADSELRVMARNIAVSIADKVIEEGYDKVFGGLYDHADSTGKSFRKEWWPQAEMIVGMMNALEITGNDRYITPLTKTWEFIYMNIIDHRYGEWFHTVERNGRTVENIPKVEQWKCPYHNARACMEFIQRCDRMLK from the coding sequence GTGAAGGAAGCGTTGTTGAAGTTGAGGGAGCAGATAGCCAATGAACTGGAGAATGACATCCTGCCGTTCTGGGTAGCCTTGGCTGATAAAGCCCATGGCGGTTTTTACGGGAATGTAACAAATGATTTAAAGATCGACAGGATGGCCGAAAAGGGATGCGTTCTTAATTCGAGAATACTTTGGACATTTTCAAAGGCTTTTGAAATGTATGGAAAAAAAGAATACAGGGAAGCTGCCGAACACGCATATTCATTTTTAAAAAGAGCTTTTTGGGATTATGGTAACTCAGGTCTTTACTGGATGGTTGATTTCTGCGGAAATCCGATTAACAAAAGAAAACATATTTATAACATCGCTTTCGGAATTTACGCTTTAAGTGAATATCACAAGGTTTTCAACGATCCTGACAGCCTGAACATGGCAATAACATTGTATAATCTTGTGGAAAAATACAGTTACGAACCGGAGTACGGCGGTTATATAGATGCTTTTACCGAAGACTGGAAACCGGTTGCCGACATGAGGTTGAGTCCGGCCGATCTTAATGCACCAAAAACCATGAATACTCATCTTCATTTGCTTGAGGCTTATGCAAATCTGTACCGAGTGTGGAAAAACAGTGAACTTAAAAAGAAACTTAATGACTTAATAACATTGTTTATTGAAAAAATAATAGATCCCAAAACATTTCATTTAAAACTGTTCTTTACAGAAAAATGGGAATCAATGTCCGATATTGTATCATACGGTCACGATATTGAATGCAGCTGGTTATTGTGTGAAGCAGCGGATGTGGCCGCAGATAGTGAACTGCGGGTAATGGCAAGAAATATAGCTGTAAGTATAGCGGATAAAGTTATTGAGGAAGGTTATGACAAGGTATTCGGTGGCTTATACGATCACGCAGATTCCACAGGCAAGAGTTTCCGGAAGGAATGGTGGCCGCAGGCCGAAATGATTGTCGGAATGATGAATGCCCTTGAAATTACGGGCAATGATCGGTATATAACACCTCTTACAAAGACATGGGAGTTTATTTACATGAACATTATTGACCACCGCTATGGTGAATGGTTCCACACTGTAGAAAGAAACGGAAGAACGGTTGAAAATATTCCCAAGGTGGAGCAATGGAAATGTCCGTATCATAACGCCAGGGCATGCATGGAATTTATCCAGCGCTGTGACAGAATGTTAAAATGA